GGTACGCGGGCTCCAGGTGCCCCGCGATGTTGTATTCAGGCGCTCGGCAGCCGCGTCCGGGAAGCAACTGCCACTGCAGCTCAGCGGCGAGGGTCAGCCGCTGGGTGCGCCCGGATCTCTCCAGTGCGTCCGTCTGTCGGCTGGCTGCACGCAGCGACAGCGCGATCGTCCGCGCCAGGCTGACCAGTTCAGCCAGCTGCGTCGGGTCTGGATGCGATGGCAGCAGGAGCTGGAGTACGCCCATCCTGTCGCCGCGGGTGCTCATCGGCAGATAGACCTCGACCCCCTGCTCAGGGACATCGCGTGTCACCGGCTCCTGGTCGACAAAAGCGCTTCCTGCAGGCGTGTCGCTGAACGCGACAGAATTCTCTCGGTCGTGGATCGGGTGCAGGGCGGTCAACTGATAGTTCGCCATGAGCAGGCGCACTTCGGTGGCCTGCAGGTGCTGCGCCAGAAGCGGTTGCAGAACAGCCAGTGCCGCAGTCGGACGGGCTATCTCAAGAGCTTCGAGGACTATGTCGCACAGGTCGACTGAACGCATCCGGCACCACCTCAGGAAAGGACTAGGTGGTAAGTATCGCGACTTCTGCCATCGAGTGCACGGCGAGGTGGCACAATACATGATGTAGGTCAATATTTCCTGTGAGCAACCATCAGGGTCTGCCCACAACTGGATGGAGTGATCATGCCCTCGAATTTCGGTCGAGCAGCGACTGGTTCGCCATTAGCTTCTGCAACTGCGGCCGAGGTGATTACCCAGGCGCAGGACCTGGTGTTGCTCTGGGACCGCGCAGAGGACTGGGCAACGCCCCGAATCCCACCCCTCCAGGTGCGGGTGCTCACGGTTTTGGACCGGCAGGGTTCGATGAACCTCACCCAACTGTCCCGGGCGGTCGGTGCCATCCCGTCATCGGCCAGTCGATTGTGCGACCGGCTGGAAGCGGCCGGACTGCTGGAACGACAGGTCAGCGCGGATAGTCGCCGTGAGGTCACCTTGCGCCTCAGCGTCGTCGGTCGTCATCGACTGGAGGCTTTCGCCGAGACGCGACGCCGTGATTTTGCGCAGGTCCTGGACCGGATGAGCCCGCAGTCGCGCGATGCGCTGGTGGCGGGCCTGCGTGGTTTTGGCGAAGCGAGTGCCGAAGTCGCGCAGGGGCAGAGCCAGGGCGCCTGAAAAGGACTACAGTTGTCATATGACAACTGTCGAAGAACCTACGATCGATGCAGTGACCGCACAGGTCTACACCTTCCCCACCGATCAGCCGGAAGCTGACGGCACCCTGGCGTGGTCCTCCACCACCATGGTCCTGGTGCAGATCCGCTCCGGGGACCGGACTGGTACCGGTTACACGTACGCGGCCGGGGCCTGTAAAACGCTGATCGATGACGTATTGGCCGACGCGGTCATCGGGCGTGCGGCGATGGACGTCAACGGTGCGTGGGAGGCGATGGTCCGGCAGATCCGCAACCTGGGCCGCCCCGGTCTTGTGTCATGCGCGATCAGCGCGGTCGACACCGCGCTGTGGGACCTCAAAGGCAAGCTGCTGCAGACCCCTGTATGCCGGCTGCTCGGTGTCATTCATCCAGCCGTGCCGGTCTACGGCAGCGGCGGCTTCACGACCTACGACGAGCACGCGACCCGCGCGCAACTCGCACAGTGGGTAGGGGAGTGGGAGCTACCCCGGGTGAAGATCAAGATCGGCGAATCCTGGGGCAACGATGTCGCCCGGGATCTGTCCCGGATCGCACTGTGCCGCGAGGTCATCGGCGCGGATGTCGAACTGTTCGTCGACGCCAACGGGGGCTACACCCGCAAGCAGGCGATTCGGGCGGGTGAGGCAATGGCGCAGTACGACGTGCGGTGGTTCGAAGAGCCGGTGTCATCCGATGACCTGGCCGGGCTCAAAGAGGTGCGCGACCAGTTGCGTATCGACGTCACGGCGGGGGAGTACGGCTTCGACCTGGTTTATTTCGCCCGAATGATCGCCGCCCAGGCAGTGGACTGTCTCCAGGTCGACGTCACCCGCTGCGGGGGTATCACCGAGTGGGTGCGGGTAGCTGCCGTCGCCGCAGCGGCAGGTCTGTCGGTCTCGGGCCACTGTGCACCGAACCTGCACGCGCACGTGGCAGCCTCGGTGCCCAACCTGCGCCACCTGGAGTATTTCCACGATCACGTCCGCATCGAAGATCTCATCTTCGATGGGGCGCTGTCGCCGCTGGGTGGGGCAATGCACCCCGACCAGTCACGGCCCGGGTTGGGTCTGGAGTTCAAGGAGTCCGCTGCTCAGCCCTACCGCGTGAACTGATCGCCCTTGGCTCGGTCATCGCGAGCGGTGTGATCGTCAATGCTTGCGATGATCATCAGGGCTCGAACCAACCAGGGTCCGCAGGCCACGACGGGCCAGTAGGGCGCAAAGTGCGGCGATGGGCAGTTCCAGCAGTAGGGCGGACAGAATTGCCCGGGTGCGGTCCGATCCGGTGGCTGCGGTGGTCACGTCGAACCACGCGTCGGTCACCAGGAGCGTGGCACCCACCATGAAGGTCAACACAACGTTGGGGGTTCGGCGGTGGGCGTACCAGCCGATACGAGCCATCACCAGGATCAACAGAACGTCGAAACCAACCCAGGTCAGGCGGTAGTGCGCGCTGATACTGCGTCTCGGCAGGCTGATGGCGAGATACACGTCCCAGGGGATCAGCACGGCGGCCATACCCAGATACACCCACGGTAGCCATTTGTTGAGCGCCGACGTCAAGCCGTCACCGGGTGACGATGTTTCAGCCATCTCGTTCCTCCTCGCCACCGCGTCATCACCCGTCGTCATCGCCTGCCCTTGGGTGGTAGGGAGATCAGAACGTTGATACCGCTGGCACGGATCGTAAGGGTGGTCCGGCCAGGGCTGATGCTCGTGACCTGCTGGCCGAACGGGAACATCGCTGTGGGGATGGCCAGGGTCAGCCGTTGTCCCAGGAGCACCCGACTGGCTGCATCCAAGGAAGAGCCGGTGTCCAACTGGGTGGGGGTGATCTGCAGATAACCCGGCACCGGACGAACCGTGGCGTCGGCCGATACCGCGAATGACTTTCCCAAGACTGTGGCGTGACCGGTCACCTTCACCTGACCGGTCGGTCCGGCTGCCAGGGTGAACGGGCTGCCCTGCGCCTTGAGATAGGTATCGAGGGCGGCGTAGGTGAAGACCAGCGTCTCGCGGGATTGTTCCACCAGGATCGTGCTCACCCCATTGGTCACCACGGAGTGCAACGGTACGTGCGTTCCCTGCAGGTGTGCCGTGACGCTGGAAAGCCGCAGGGTGCCTTCGCGCAGGTTGCGCAGGGTGATGTCGACCTTGTCGTACCGCCCGGTGACCACCTGAGGCAGGAAGAACCACCCGTGGACGTCGACATTGGGCCGTTGCGTCAGCTGTTGCGCGTGTTGCACGCTGCGTGCCACGACGCCCTCCGCACTGATACGTGCTGCCCAGTCCAGCCCCCAGGCAGTGAGCGCGAGGACCACCAAGGAAATCACCAGGTCGGTCAGCAACGTGCCGGTCCGGCGTATCGCTCGGTGACGGTCGTTCATTGCGGCGCCTCGGGCCTACGGCGCTCGCTGAGGCGATGACCGGGCCACCCGCTGATCGGCCCGACCAGGCTCAGTAACGCAGGGGTCAGCAGCGTTCTGACGATGAAGGTATCCACGAGGAGTCCGACGCACATTGCGAATGCAAGTTCGGCGAACGTCTGCAGCGGAATCAACGCGACAAGAGCGAATGAGCCGGCGAGCGTCACTCCTGCCGCAGTGATCGCCTTCGTCGACCGCGGTAGCGCGACCCGGATTGCCTCCCGCAACGACTGGGTGGCGGCCTGCTCCCAGATCCGGCCGACACCGAAGACGTTGTAGTCCGATCCGAGTGCGAGCAACAGGACGGCGCTGGCGAACGGGACGTAGAACGTCAGACCCGGCGCGCCGAGCCAATGCTGGAAAACGGTCACCGTCAGCCCGAGAGCGACCGCGACGGTCAGCACACTGCAGGCCAGCAGGTACAGCGGAGCGACCAACGAGCGCAGATAGATCGCGAGCAACATCAACTCGACCACGATTGCTGCACTCAGGATCACCGCCAGATTGCGGAACGTCAGACGTGCCATGCCGGAGGCGAGGGCCGTCTCTCCGGCGTAGGCGAACTGCACGTTCTTCAATCCCGCCGCCCGCGCCAACTGCTCATCTCGATCTTGGAGCGTGCGCAGGGTGGCGGTGGCCCGGGCGCCGAGGGGGTCGCTGTCGTAGACGATTGCCAGTCGCGTCGTGTCGGCACCTGCGGCGAAGATCACGCCGTGTGAGCCGGGGAACGGATCGTCGGCCGGTCCGAACACCGTCGCGACTCCCGGTTGGGTTGCCACGGAGCGTTGGAACGCGGCGAGCGCTGGGCGTTGCTGGTTCACGTTCTTGCCTTCGATCAGTAGCTCGGTCGGCGACGTACTTCCGCGCGGGAATGCCGTTGTCATCGCTGTGACCCCTTGTTGGACCGGGTTGGCTGCCGGAAGTGCGCCCGTGGTCGACAGGCTCAGCCGTAGACCGGACACCGGCAACGCCAGCAGGATGAGCCCGATGGAGCAGACGAGCGCGGTGACGGTGGCCCGGCGGCGAGTGTCGACCGCCCGCACCGCCCATGGCGTGCGCTGATCGGCCGATGTCGGTGCGTCTGCTGCATGGTGCTGCTGTGGGTGACTGGGCCAGAAGAGGTGCGGCCCCACGATGGCGATCATCGCGGGGATCAGGGTAAGGGCGGTGAAGAGGCCGACCAGAACGGTGATGGCCAGACCCGGCCCGAACGCGCTGAACAGTTTGGTAGGTGCGACGTACAGCGCGCCGCAACCGGCGGCAACCGTGAGACCTGCAACAGCGATGATCGGTGCATTCAGTGCGATCGCGGACCGTGCTGCATCCCGCCAGTCTCTTCCCGAACGTAGTTGTTCCTGGAAACCGGAGATGAAGAACACCGTGTAGTCGGTCAGCACCCCGAGCAGCAACGCGATGATCAGCGGGGACAGCTCGCTCGGGACGCTGATCCCGGCTGCGCGGCTCAACCAGCCCAGCAGTCTCTCGTCGGTGACGTAGGCCAGCGCGGCAGAGGTCAGCGCCAGTAGCGGGGCTACCACAGAACGGAACGTCGCCGCGACGATCAGCGTAATGAGCGCGAGGGTCGCGTACTCAACGAGAGCTATCTTGCTGGTGAGGTATCCCGCCTCAGCGTTATGAGCGGGTACCACGCCGGTCACATACGAGCGCACCCCCGGATCCATCTGGAAATGTGCGGCGTACGCGTCGGACATCCGCTGCTGAGCTCCGGTCGACGCGCTCGGCGCGAAGTAGAGGTAGGTCAAGGCCGTGCTGCGGTCGCGGGGGTTGAACACCGGTAATGCGCCGAGGACCTGGTCACGTGGATACGGCCGGTGCAGCCCCGGAAGCTGCTGATCGATCGATGCAGCATAGAGCGTGATGTCGGCCAACGTGCCGGCAGACAACCCCCCTGGTTTGTGCAGCACCAGCACCGTTCCAGTGGTCAGCGGCACATCGAACGCGCTGAGTGAACGCTGCTGAGCGACGATCGCCGGACTGGTGGCAGGCAGGAAGTCACCGATAGTTCCCCCGGTGGAGGGCCTGGGAAGCATCGTGTACGCCGCGCAGACCAACGCCAACCAGCCGAGCACAACGGCCCACCGCAGCCGAAACACCATCCGCGCGTAGAGCTGCGCTCCGCGGCCGCCGCCCGGTGCATCAGCTGCGCCCTTCTTCGGTCGCCCGAGCATGATGTCGACCCACTTGCCGTAATAGATGCAACATGACGACTATTACCCTATGACAATAAACTGGTTCAGCGCATGACACACCCGGACGCCCCAGACCCGCGACCGCCATCCGCTGGACGCGGGCGTGCCGGCCGGCACGCCCGCGGGTTGCTTGCGGTACTTGTCGCGCTCATCGTCGGAGTCGTTGTCGGCGGGGCCATCGTGGCGGTCTACAGCGGCAGCAACGAAGTCGCCGTGCCCGCGACGAGCGTAAGCGGGTCGGCCGGGTCGCCTACGGCGCCGGGCACCACGGCATCCGCGACATCGCCCACGGGGGGCGCCGACGTGCAACTCAGCGCCGCGTGTGTGCGGGCGGTGAACGACGCCCAGGATGCCTATACCGCGATCGGTGGGTTGGATGCGGCGGTCCAAAAACTGGACCTCACGAAAGTGGACGGCATCATTCGCCAGGTGCAGGTCATCCAGCGCAGGCTGAAGGTCGATGTTCCTGCCTGTCACGCTGGAATCCAGCTGCCGAGCGACTCGGTCCGTCCAACGCCCACCGCAACCGTCACAACCGGTTGAGACCACGACCGGCGGCGCTCGCGGGCGCAGGCGAGTCCGATGAACACCAGTGCAGGTGCCGAGAGGGAGGGGCGGCGTTTTCAATCTGCCCGTTGGACAGGCATGGGGCGGGTTCTGTCCAGCCACCAGACGGCGGCGGCGTGCGGGACGGTCAGGGCTGCGAGGATCGCCAGGTCCTGCGCGACGAATTGGTGCAGGTGCCCGTGCGCAGCGCCGAACCAGACGAAGGTGATGACCGTCAATGCTGCGACGGTGGGCAGGGCAGCAGCGATTGCAAATCGGCTCATGGGGCGGGTCAACCGGCCACGTGACAGGTCTCGGCGGTTGGCAGGGTTCTCGGCGAGCAGGACCATCAGGTGCCGCACGGAGTGCCAGGCCCCGAAGTACACCCCCAACGAGACGGCTGGAGGTGCGAGCGCCATCAATGCCACCAGGAGGGCCGTTTCGCCGGCTTGGAGGTAGGTCCTGTTCCTCAGGTGCATCACAATGACCCCGGCCGTCACCACGAGGACGATCCCGCTCGCAACCGTGGCAGCAGTGGGAGTCAACCCCCAGTGAGTGTTGGGTGCGAACGCGCGCAGGTAGGGGATGACCTGGTTCTGGTGGGTGGTGATGGGTAAGACGACGACCGCGCCCCCGGCCAGTACCCACCCCCACTGGCCGGCTGCTCGGTACCCGTCGCGGATCTTGGCAAAGGTGGCCTCGCCCGTCCCGAAGTGCACTGCGGAAAGAACCAGGAACACACTCAGGCCGACGGTCCGGAACCTGGCGATCATTACCCAGGAAAGGGCTGCGAGCAGGGCGTAACCCAGGGCCGTTACCGCCAACCTCGCGGTGCTGGTGGCGCGCCGGCGGTACAGGGGCAGCAGGTGGTCCACGGCGCCGTGCGGGACCCCTATCAGTAATCCAACCACCAGGACGCCCGTACCAGCCCTGTCCCACAGGTGTGGTGCGGCCACGGTGATGACCAACGCGGCAGTGGCGATGGTGATGCTCGCAATGCTTCCGGCGCGGGTGGTCGCTGCGAAGGCTGGGCCGTTGGTGGCGTCCGCTGTCACCGCCCTGGGCGTAGCGGCCCAGGGCGGTGACAGCGGAGGCTGGGCGTGGCCCAGGTCGCTCATGTGCTCACAGACCGCGGCGGGTGCGGTGTGTCCCATCCGTCTCGGTGCCTGCGTCTTGCACACCACGGTGGGGGCTCAGGAGTTCGTCATTGACCCAGATCGGTTCATCTGAGCCGGGCAGTCCCTCGGCCATATCGGCGGCGGTGCGCATTTTGGCCACCTTGTGGATCAATGCTCCGAAGCCGACCTTGGCGATGATGTCTGCCGCGGAGAACGCGAGCTGGATGACGACGGTCCACCAGCCACCATGGAAGAAGATCGGAATCAGGTACACGATCGGGTAAACCACGAACGTGGACAACAGGACCGTCATGGCCAGTACGAGGGTTCTGCCGGTGACCTCGGGTAGTTCTTTGGCCGATTTCAACACTGCCGGTACCAGCGCGACGTACAGGTAGATGAAGAAGACCATGCTGATGGCCCACCACAGCCACAACCAGCCGGTACTGCCACCGTGGTCGAAGACCTGTGAGCCGAGGTACCCGGTGATGATCATCAGGAACGAGGCGGCGATGGTGCTGGCGCGCAGCGTGCTGAGTTTTTTGCCAACCAGGGTCGTGACGGCCAACAGTTCGATCGTCAGCAGTGGAACGGTAACGGTCCAGTCGAAGTAGCGCGGGGAGATGCTGAACAAGGCACCGGGGTTGGGCAGGTAGCGCCCACCGGCGAAGGTGTACCCGGTGTCGACCTTGAGCAGGATCACCGCGTAGGACAGTGTCGCGATCGCGGTAATGCACATGCTGGCCAGTACCGCGGGGCGGTAGCGGGAGCTGACCTCGCCTTTGGTGCACACCGAGTGCAGGAAGGACGCGAACAACGCGAACGCTGTCACGACCACGGCGTAGAAGATCAGGTCGTACTGATTGGAGGACAACACCGCTGTCTCTGGCGGTGTGCCCGTCATAAGTGAACTAAATCCCATCAGGGATATCCCTTCGAAACAAGTGGTTTACGGAGCCACCCATTAATACTTCAAATATTGTTGTACAGCAACTTACTCGAACGAAACCCCCTCTCCCCCAGGGGGACCGGATCCGTTTCAACGTGGCCGTCTTACGCCGATCACGTCGAGGCCTTCAGGGTGCTGAGTGACCAGTGGATCAGACCGAGCGCGACAAGACTCCAGACGGCAAAGGCATCCCAGAAGATCACCAGGGAGACCGTGTGCAGTGCGGGCATCCCCAGTGACCGGGCGACGGCCTGGGTTGCCGTCGCGTACATGCCGAGCGGAAAAACTGCTGACCACCACGCTCTCGCGAAGCGCAATCCAGCCCGACGATGGTCCAGGCTCCACATTTCGGCGTAGAGCAGCACCGGGATCCACGCACTGGCCAGGATCCAGGCCAGTAGGGTCACCGTG
This portion of the Dermatophilaceae bacterium Sec6.4 genome encodes:
- a CDS encoding MarR family transcriptional regulator → MPSNFGRAATGSPLASATAAEVITQAQDLVLLWDRAEDWATPRIPPLQVRVLTVLDRQGSMNLTQLSRAVGAIPSSASRLCDRLEAAGLLERQVSADSRREVTLRLSVVGRHRLEAFAETRRRDFAQVLDRMSPQSRDALVAGLRGFGEASAEVAQGQSQGA
- a CDS encoding enolase C-terminal domain-like protein, whose amino-acid sequence is MTTVEEPTIDAVTAQVYTFPTDQPEADGTLAWSSTTMVLVQIRSGDRTGTGYTYAAGACKTLIDDVLADAVIGRAAMDVNGAWEAMVRQIRNLGRPGLVSCAISAVDTALWDLKGKLLQTPVCRLLGVIHPAVPVYGSGGFTTYDEHATRAQLAQWVGEWELPRVKIKIGESWGNDVARDLSRIALCREVIGADVELFVDANGGYTRKQAIRAGEAMAQYDVRWFEEPVSSDDLAGLKEVRDQLRIDVTAGEYGFDLVYFARMIAAQAVDCLQVDVTRCGGITEWVRVAAVAAAAGLSVSGHCAPNLHAHVAASVPNLRHLEYFHDHVRIEDLIFDGALSPLGGAMHPDQSRPGLGLEFKESAAQPYRVN
- a CDS encoding DUF2993 domain-containing protein — its product is MNDRHRAIRRTGTLLTDLVISLVVLALTAWGLDWAARISAEGVVARSVQHAQQLTQRPNVDVHGWFFLPQVVTGRYDKVDITLRNLREGTLRLSSVTAHLQGTHVPLHSVVTNGVSTILVEQSRETLVFTYAALDTYLKAQGSPFTLAAGPTGQVKVTGHATVLGKSFAVSADATVRPVPGYLQITPTQLDTGSSLDAASRVLLGQRLTLAIPTAMFPFGQQVTSISPGRTTLTIRASGINVLISLPPKGRR
- a CDS encoding MMPL family transporter, which translates into the protein MLGRPKKGAADAPGGGRGAQLYARMVFRLRWAVVLGWLALVCAAYTMLPRPSTGGTIGDFLPATSPAIVAQQRSLSAFDVPLTTGTVLVLHKPGGLSAGTLADITLYAASIDQQLPGLHRPYPRDQVLGALPVFNPRDRSTALTYLYFAPSASTGAQQRMSDAYAAHFQMDPGVRSYVTGVVPAHNAEAGYLTSKIALVEYATLALITLIVAATFRSVVAPLLALTSAALAYVTDERLLGWLSRAAGISVPSELSPLIIALLLGVLTDYTVFFISGFQEQLRSGRDWRDAARSAIALNAPIIAVAGLTVAAGCGALYVAPTKLFSAFGPGLAITVLVGLFTALTLIPAMIAIVGPHLFWPSHPQQHHAADAPTSADQRTPWAVRAVDTRRRATVTALVCSIGLILLALPVSGLRLSLSTTGALPAANPVQQGVTAMTTAFPRGSTSPTELLIEGKNVNQQRPALAAFQRSVATQPGVATVFGPADDPFPGSHGVIFAAGADTTRLAIVYDSDPLGARATATLRTLQDRDEQLARAAGLKNVQFAYAGETALASGMARLTFRNLAVILSAAIVVELMLLAIYLRSLVAPLYLLACSVLTVAVALGLTVTVFQHWLGAPGLTFYVPFASAVLLLALGSDYNVFGVGRIWEQAATQSLREAIRVALPRSTKAITAAGVTLAGSFALVALIPLQTFAELAFAMCVGLLVDTFIVRTLLTPALLSLVGPISGWPGHRLSERRRPEAPQ
- a CDS encoding Brp/Blh family beta-carotene 15,15'-dioxygenase — its product is MSDLGHAQPPLSPPWAATPRAVTADATNGPAFAATTRAGSIASITIATAALVITVAAPHLWDRAGTGVLVVGLLIGVPHGAVDHLLPLYRRRATSTARLAVTALGYALLAALSWVMIARFRTVGLSVFLVLSAVHFGTGEATFAKIRDGYRAAGQWGWVLAGGAVVVLPITTHQNQVIPYLRAFAPNTHWGLTPTAATVASGIVLVVTAGVIVMHLRNRTYLQAGETALLVALMALAPPAVSLGVYFGAWHSVRHLMVLLAENPANRRDLSRGRLTRPMSRFAIAAALPTVAALTVITFVWFGAAHGHLHQFVAQDLAILAALTVPHAAAVWWLDRTRPMPVQRAD
- a CDS encoding bacteriorhodopsin, which encodes MTGTPPETAVLSSNQYDLIFYAVVVTAFALFASFLHSVCTKGEVSSRYRPAVLASMCITAIATLSYAVILLKVDTGYTFAGGRYLPNPGALFSISPRYFDWTVTVPLLTIELLAVTTLVGKKLSTLRASTIAASFLMIITGYLGSQVFDHGGSTGWLWLWWAISMVFFIYLYVALVPAVLKSAKELPEVTGRTLVLAMTVLLSTFVVYPIVYLIPIFFHGGWWTVVIQLAFSAADIIAKVGFGALIHKVAKMRTAADMAEGLPGSDEPIWVNDELLSPHRGVQDAGTETDGTHRTRRGL